CCGCCTCCACGTCCTCTTCTCCGGCCCACCAGCGGTGGGGGATCGTGGAGTGGAAGTAGAAGGTGTCTCCGGGGCCCAGGGCGTGGACTTCCCGGTCGGTGAGTTCAAAGTACATGATGCCCTTTACGATGTAGACGAATTCTTCGCCTTCGTGGGCGTAGAAGCCCTCGCTCCCGGCCCCGGCGGGGACCTTTATGTACGATGGGTCCATCGCCGTATCGCCGCAGGCCATCTCTTCGAAGCGAATGCCGTTCTCCCAGGTCATGACCGGGCGTTCGTCGGCCCGGACAAGCGGGGTCTTCTCTTCGAGGTCGGCCCCGAAGAGTTCACGGGTCGTGATACCGTAGGCCGAGGCCAGCACCTTCAGGGACGCGACCGAAGCCCCCGAGCCGCCCCGCTCCAGCGCGGAGATAAACGAGATAGAGAGGCCCGTGATCTCCGCGACCTCCTTGAGCGTCTTGTGGGTCTTCATCCTCAGCCGCCGCAGACGTTCACCGGGCGATTGGCCGTTCAGAACCTCCGGGCCGGGTGCATGGTGGCCGTTCGTACTCTCCGGCGGCCCGAGGGACTTCCGGATAGCCGCGAAGTTCAGACCCTCGGACGTCCTGAGGTACTTGATCTTCCTGAGCCGCTTCACGTCGTACTCCGAATAGACCCTGTATCCCCGCCCCGTCCTGCCCGGGCTCACGAGCTCCTCCCGTTCCCACAATCTCAGCGTCTGAGGCGCAAGACCCACCGACCGGGAAACCTCCCCGATGGAAAAGCCCAGCGAACCGTCCCTCGTAGCCATACTCTTCTCAGTCTCCTGACGACCGTCGCTCACCAGATACAGTTTGAAGTATACCTATTGATCAGATCATTTTCGTAGCAGACCACCAACCCCGAGAATGTCTATTGTCATGCATTATATGCCATAAGATATGGTGAAATCCTTATTCTCTACATCTTTACCGTAAGCTGAGCTGAGTATAAGATACGGGCATCGAACGGGGCGGCGACTGCTCTGGCGGGGTACAGAGACGGGGGTATCGTTATGACGGTGGTAGGTGTTCCGAAGGAGATCAAGGACAAAGAGGGTCGGGTTGCGATGCAGCCGGACGGTATCCACGAGCTTCTGCATCACGGTCACGAGGTTGTCGTGCAGTCGGGTGCGGGGGGCGGGGCCGGGTTCTCCGACGCCGAGTACGAGACCGTCGGGGCGAGGATAGTCGGCACGGCGGAGGAGGTTTTCGGGGGGGCAGATCTCATCGTCAAGGTCAAGGAGCCCGTTCCCGGGGAGTACGGGTTGTTTCGGGAGGGCCAGCAGCTCTTTACGTATCTTCACCTTGCCGCCGACCGCGGTCTGACGGAGTTTCTGATGGAGCGGAAGATAGACTCCGTCGCCTACGAGACCGTCGAGGAGTCGGATGGTACGCTGCCGCTGCTCACGCCGATGAGCGAGGTGGCCGGGAGGATGGCGACGCAGGCGGCGGCGCACTGCCTTGAGAGCCCGCAGGGCGGGGCGGGGGTGCTGATGGGCGGTGTTCCGGGGACCCCGGCGGCGAAGGTTACCATCATCGGCGGCGGGGTCGTCGGCTTCGAGGCCGCGAAGATAGCCGTCGGGATGCGGGCGATAGTCCGGGTTTTGGACATCAGCCCCAAGCGGCTGGCCTACCTCGGGGACGTATTCGACGGGCGCGTGGACCTCGTCGTACCGAACCGGGCGAGGACGGCGGCCTACGTTGCGGAGTCCGATGTGGTGATCGGGGCCGTTCTCGTGCACGGAGCGAAAGCCCCGAAGCTCGTGAGCCGGGAGATGATAGCTTCGATGCGCGACGGAAGCGTCGCGGTGGACGTCGCCATAGATCAGGGCGGCTGCATTGAGACCGCCCGCCCGACGACCCACTCCGACCCGACCTACGTGGAGGAGGGCGTCGTGCATTACTGCGTTGCGAACATCCCCGGCGCGGTCGCGAGAACCTCCACGCTCGCACTTACAAGCGTAACCCTGCCGTTTCTGGTGAAGATCGCAGACAGCGGGGTAGAGGGGGCGGCCCGTTCGGACGCCGCGCTCTACAAGGGGCTTTCGACGCTCCGGGGCGATCTCGTGAGCAAACCCGTCTCGGAGGCACACGAGCTCGCCTACACCGATGCGGCGAAGGTACTGGGCTGAGTTCGGGTCTGTCAGGGGGGGGATTCAAGCGGTTCCGGCGGGGAGAGCTTTGTAAGGGTGCTCGGGTAGCGGGATGTCATCGCGCGCGCTTTCGGGGCCACGATCGGCTTCGGGTGGGTCGTGCTGACGTGTTCGTGGCTGCTCGACGCTGGAAGCCTCGGGGCGATTGTGGCGTTCCTGATCGGGGTCACGCTCGTCGTCTTCGCGGGCCGGAGTAGGATGTTGTGAAGACCAGCGGGCGCGTCTGTACGGAGCATGCCCGGTTATACTCGCACAAGACAAGAAAGAGGTGCATGGATGCTCAAGTCAACGCAGATAAAGACGGAGATACCCGGCCCGAAAAGCCTGGAGCTTCAGGAACGCAGGAAAAAGGCCGTGAGCGCGGGGCTTGGAACGGCCATTCCGGTGTGGGCCGCCGAGGCTGAGGGCGCGCTCGTCACCGACGTGGACGGCAACGTCTTTCTGGACTTCGGGGGCGGCATCGGGGTTTTAAACGCCGGACACAACCACCCGAAGGTAGTCGAGGCGATAAAGGAGCAGGCCGGGAAGCTTATCCACACCTGCTTCTATGCGACGCAGTACGAGCCGTACCTGGAGCTCGCCGAGAAGCTGAACGAGATCGCCCCCGGAAGCTTCGAGAAGCACTCCTTTCTTGTCAACTCCGGGGCCGAGGCGGTCGAGAACGCCGTCAAAATCGCCCGCGCCTACACCGGGAAACCGGGCGTTCTCGCCTTTGAGAACGGCTTTCACGGGCGGACGCTTCTGGCGGCGACCCTGACGGCGAAGGCGAACCCGTACAAGCAGAGCTTCGGGCCGCTCGCGCCGGAGGTTCACCGGATGCCCGCGCCGTATCCGTACCGCCGTCCGTCCGAGGACTGGTTTGAGGCGTTCAAGCGTTCGCTGTCGAACGTGGACCTGACGATGGTCGGGTGCGCCATCGTCGAACCGGTTCAGGGTGAGGGTGGTTTTCACCCGTGGCCGAAGCGCGACCTCGAAAAGCTCGCGGCGTGGTGCAGGGAGAACGACGTCCTCTTTATAGACGACGAGGTGCAGAGCGGCTTCGGGCGTACGGGGAAGATGCTCGCCATCGAGCACTACGATGTAGAGCCGGACCTCGTGACGACTGCCAAGAGCATGGGCGGCGGGATGCCGATCTCGGGCGTCACGGGGCGGGCGGAGGTGATGGATCACGTCCACGTCGGCGGCATCGGCACGACCTACGGCGGCAACCCCGTCTCGTGCGCCGCGGCCCTGGCGGTCATCGAAGCTTTCGAGGAAGACAACGTTCTCGAACGGGCGGAGAGGCTCGGAGAGCGGCTGCTCACCGGCCTGAAGGAGATCCAGCACAACAACCCGGACTTCGTCGGTGATGCTCGCGGTCTCGGGCCGATGGCGGGGCTGGAGTTCGTAACTGACTCGGCGAGCAAGACCCCCGACCCGGAAGGCACGAAGCGCGTCGTGCATCACGCCCTCGAAAACGGCCTGATGCTCCTTACGGCGGGCGGCTACGGCAACGTCATACGGACGCTCATGCCGCTCGTTATCACCGACGAGCAACTGGACGAGGGGCTTGCGATCCTCGCCCGCGCCGTGGGCGAGGCGGCCTCGGAGAAGTAACGACCGGTCCACGCATCAAACCGGGTCTGCGAAACTTTCCTGCAGACCCGGTTGTATTTTCCTAGTCGTCGTTTTCTTCCTCATCGTCTTCGCCGCCACCGCCGTTGTCGCCGTCCTGCATCATCTCCTGATCCTCCCCGTCCTCGTCTCCCTCTCCGCCGCCGAGAAAGGCACACCCACCGAGCGTGAGGGTCAGGGTGAGGAGCAGGCCGGTCAGCAGGGTCATCAACCTGCGAGAGGTCGTCATGGTCTTCCTTTCCTCTAGTTGCGTCGGGGCGAATCGTACCCGTAAGCGTACAGAGGTAGTCCGGGACGGAGTTATCCCAACCGTGTCAACAAGTCGTGCGCCGGGGGGGTGTTAAGTACTTATTGTACAAGCAGCCTTGCGGGGCTAGTATGCCTGCATAAGGTGGGTCGAAGGCGGGCGTTATGCCCCGAGAGATGGATCACGGGAAGGGGTCGTTATGGCGCAAGCTGGTTCTGCGGCGAGTAAGCCGGGGATGCGGGTAAGGGTACAGAGGTTCGGGAGTTACCTGAGCGGGATGGTGATGCCCAACATCGGGGCGTTTATCGCGTGGGGGCTTATCACGGCGATGTTCATTCCTACCGGGTGGATCCCGAACGAGACGCTGGCTCAGCTGGTTGATCCCATGATCACGTACCTCCTGCCGCTCCTGATCGGCTACACGGGCGGTCGTCTTGTATACGACGTTCGCGGCGGCGTGGTCGGTGCGATAGCCACGATGGGCGTGATAGTCGGGGCGGACATCCCGATGTTCCTCGGCGCGCTTATCATGGGGCCTCTGGGCGGTTACCTTATCAAGACCTTCGACCGCTACACGGCTCACCGCGTCCGTCAGGGCTTCGAGATGCTCGTCAACAACTTCTCGGCGGGCATCCTCGGCGGTGCGCTGGCGATACTCGGTCTGCTCGGCGTCAGCCCGGTCGTAACCGCTATAAGCAACGCCCTCGGCGCGGCGGTGAACGGCCTTATCAGCGCGGGGCTTCTGCCGCTCGTGAGCATCTTTGTCGAGCCGGCCAAGATACTTTTCCTCAACAACGCCATCAACCACGGCATCCTCACCCCGATAGCCCTTGAACAGGCCGG
This sequence is a window from Rubrobacter indicoceani. Protein-coding genes within it:
- a CDS encoding MerR family transcriptional regulator, which gives rise to MATRDGSLGFSIGEVSRSVGLAPQTLRLWEREELVSPGRTGRGYRVYSEYDVKRLRKIKYLRTSEGLNFAAIRKSLGPPESTNGHHAPGPEVLNGQSPGERLRRLRMKTHKTLKEVAEITGLSISFISALERGGSGASVASLKVLASAYGITTRELFGADLEEKTPLVRADERPVMTWENGIRFEEMACGDTAMDPSYIKVPAGAGSEGFYAHEGEEFVYIVKGIMYFELTDREVHALGPGDTFYFHSTIPHRWWAGEEDVEAVYVNTPPTF
- the gabT gene encoding 4-aminobutyrate--2-oxoglutarate transaminase yields the protein MLKSTQIKTEIPGPKSLELQERRKKAVSAGLGTAIPVWAAEAEGALVTDVDGNVFLDFGGGIGVLNAGHNHPKVVEAIKEQAGKLIHTCFYATQYEPYLELAEKLNEIAPGSFEKHSFLVNSGAEAVENAVKIARAYTGKPGVLAFENGFHGRTLLAATLTAKANPYKQSFGPLAPEVHRMPAPYPYRRPSEDWFEAFKRSLSNVDLTMVGCAIVEPVQGEGGFHPWPKRDLEKLAAWCRENDVLFIDDEVQSGFGRTGKMLAIEHYDVEPDLVTTAKSMGGGMPISGVTGRAEVMDHVHVGGIGTTYGGNPVSCAAALAVIEAFEEDNVLERAERLGERLLTGLKEIQHNNPDFVGDARGLGPMAGLEFVTDSASKTPDPEGTKRVVHHALENGLMLLTAGGYGNVIRTLMPLVITDEQLDEGLAILARAVGEAASEK
- the ald gene encoding alanine dehydrogenase, which produces MTVVGVPKEIKDKEGRVAMQPDGIHELLHHGHEVVVQSGAGGGAGFSDAEYETVGARIVGTAEEVFGGADLIVKVKEPVPGEYGLFREGQQLFTYLHLAADRGLTEFLMERKIDSVAYETVEESDGTLPLLTPMSEVAGRMATQAAAHCLESPQGGAGVLMGGVPGTPAAKVTIIGGGVVGFEAAKIAVGMRAIVRVLDISPKRLAYLGDVFDGRVDLVVPNRARTAAYVAESDVVIGAVLVHGAKAPKLVSREMIASMRDGSVAVDVAIDQGGCIETARPTTHSDPTYVEEGVVHYCVANIPGAVARTSTLALTSVTLPFLVKIADSGVEGAARSDAALYKGLSTLRGDLVSKPVSEAHELAYTDAAKVLG